The genome window TCGCGCGAAGCGTGCAGGTGTCGCAATGCTCGATGGGACAGGGCTTCCGCTTCACGGCTTGCCGATCATTATGGCAGGACAACATGGCAGCACAACGTTATTGCCCAGGTCGTTGAGCAGTATGTGGTGAAGATACCGGCGAGGGAGCGGCATCCCATCCTTCATGAAAGCGATGGATGGGAAGCCGACCATCATCATATCCTCAGGCAATGTAAAGACATACTTCGGCAGGCGGCGGCCAGTTCACCGTCATGCCTAGACGGCAGTGCCGCCGGCCCGAGACATCAGCCTGATGAAGAAATCCCTCACGGCGCTTCTCCTGCCCTACTCGGCGACCATCGACACTTTCGTCCCCGCAGACTCCTGGGCGTCACGGGCACAACGGAACCCCATCCAATTGATCTTGGTGTTGGGATCCGTCCCGTTACGCATGGCAACGCGCATCGTCGTCGTGCTGTCCATCCACCCGCCGCCACGGAACGCTTTCTGCGTGCCCGTCTCCGGACCTTTCGGATTGCGGTCCGGCGCGGACGCGTAATAGTCCTTGTCGTACCAGTCGGACACCCATTCGGACACGTTCCCGATCGTTTGATAGAGCCCATACGGGCTGACGGCTTTGTCGTACCGATCAACAGAAATAATCGGGGGATAGAGCAGCAACCGCTCCGGACGATCGCGCACAGGACCGGACAGCCCGGTTCGTCCAAAGTTTGCCCTCGTCGGTCCCGCGAGCTCCGGTCCCCAGGGAAAGAGCCGCCCATCGGTGCCACGCGCTGCTTTCTCCCATTCCGCTTCCGTCGGCAACCGCCGCCCCGCCCACTTGCAGTAGGCATCCGCGTCATACCAGGACACATGCATGATGGGGTGGTGCGCCATGGTCTCCTGGAAGTTCCCGCCGTCATACCGCCAGTCCAATTGCGGCTTCCGATCGGTCGCCAGGATAAACTTCAGATATTCCAACGCCGTCACTTCGTACTT of Nitrospira sp. contains these proteins:
- a CDS encoding formylglycine-generating enzyme family protein yields the protein MERKEVETFRKWEWVINAVLITAALLVMAKVAWGLDTQDIVVEWTEAGKKLAAQRVASMKSKDELVLVPAGEFIMGSDKKTDRLAYRGEMPQHRVYLDAFEIGKYEVTALEYLKFILATDRKPQLDWRYDGGNFQETMAHHPIMHVSWYDADAYCKWAGRRLPTEAEWEKAARGTDGRLFPWGPELAGPTRANFGRTGLSGPVRDRPERLLLYPPIISVDRYDKAVSPYGLYQTIGNVSEWVSDWYDKDYYASAPDRNPKGPETGTQKAFRGGGWMDSTTTMRVAMRNGTDPNTKINWMGFRCARDAQESAGTKVSMVAE